A region of Myxococcus stipitatus DSM 14675 DNA encodes the following proteins:
- a CDS encoding tetratricopeptide repeat protein: MSAARALLFLFVSACITTGGHSLESKPLLAEEGAPLDTPVTRAVEAVGQRDFDVAQKHLAQALAEAPDDPRALFVQACAFLERGSLTEAAVAVKRLREVAPTSLEGPLLEALRERRGTHPTENWRDSFVAAWLRAGRPMFEDPGLFSGMASWDQMEATLAGAWARTDRVEARLMLAFAGARLEDASRRWLSARLEDIQDPRLLLSALDYFPSDSQPVDHREALRARLRRFAAEDPTEMQRALVLLMEPRQPDAPLTEEELRELERIAALPDYRPTSAASFYAEAERLLTSAGVKEPAGGAFSAMVQRLALQGPALLVRVVKASDKTLSPDHRMRLGQALWLLGERIAAESTLVERMVGRNLRRQGATLLGDSEKLAQATTDLEEAQSVARAVRQLELDSWPLPSLQEAMLAASVEDEWTHLRAFASP; the protein is encoded by the coding sequence GGGAGGGCACTCTCTCGAGTCCAAGCCCTTGCTGGCCGAGGAGGGGGCGCCGCTCGATACGCCCGTGACGCGCGCTGTTGAGGCCGTGGGACAGCGGGACTTCGACGTCGCGCAGAAGCACCTCGCGCAAGCCCTTGCCGAGGCCCCCGACGACCCGCGAGCGCTCTTCGTCCAGGCCTGTGCCTTCCTGGAGCGGGGCTCGCTGACGGAGGCCGCTGTCGCGGTGAAGCGACTGCGCGAGGTGGCTCCGACGAGCCTGGAAGGCCCCCTCCTCGAAGCGCTGAGGGAGCGGAGGGGCACGCACCCGACGGAGAACTGGCGAGACTCCTTCGTGGCGGCCTGGCTGCGCGCGGGCCGTCCGATGTTCGAGGACCCGGGGCTGTTCTCGGGGATGGCCTCGTGGGACCAGATGGAGGCGACGCTGGCGGGGGCCTGGGCGCGGACAGACCGGGTCGAGGCCCGCCTGATGCTCGCGTTCGCGGGCGCCAGACTCGAAGACGCCTCGCGGCGCTGGCTGTCCGCCCGTCTGGAGGACATCCAGGACCCACGGTTGTTGCTGTCCGCCCTGGACTATTTCCCGAGTGACTCCCAGCCCGTGGACCATCGCGAGGCCCTGCGTGCGCGGCTGCGTCGCTTCGCGGCCGAGGACCCGACGGAGATGCAGCGCGCCCTGGTCCTCCTGATGGAGCCGCGCCAGCCCGACGCACCGTTGACCGAAGAAGAGCTGAGGGAACTGGAGCGCATCGCGGCGCTGCCTGACTACCGGCCCACGTCCGCTGCCTCGTTCTACGCGGAGGCGGAGCGACTCTTGACGTCAGCAGGGGTGAAGGAGCCAGCCGGGGGCGCCTTCTCGGCCATGGTGCAGCGGCTGGCGCTTCAAGGGCCGGCCCTCCTCGTCCGGGTCGTCAAGGCCTCCGACAAGACGCTCTCCCCCGACCACCGCATGCGGTTGGGACAGGCCCTGTGGTTGCTGGGCGAGCGCATCGCCGCGGAGTCGACGCTCGTCGAGCGCATGGTGGGACGGAATCTGAGGCGACAAGGCGCCACCCTGCTGGGCGACTCGGAGAAGCTGGCTCAGGCCACGACGGACTTGGAGGAAGCGCAGTCGGTAGCGCGTGCGGTCAGGCAGCTCGAGCTCGATTCGTGGCCCCTCCCGTCCCTTCAGGAGGCGATGCTGGCCGCGAGCGTGGAGGACGAGTGGACGCACCTGCGTGCCTTCGCCTCGCCCTGA
- the vioE gene encoding violacein biosynthesis enzyme VioE codes for MQAPSLPPLLPLQWSSGYVSYWSPMRGDDQLTSGYCWFDYAREVCRIDGLFNPWPEKEKGYQLWMSEVGDVTRGQSLQKKVAYRRGTPPSGDGLFADVLPEELSPFQELFLPRAVLVDGHARHSGWAFVLGHRADIWTLDRPRKTPLRFYLQAGTNVLLRMVSGNDPQHVSVRDFPNLSIEEIPESIFAMRRTSVPLA; via the coding sequence ATGCAAGCCCCTTCCCTTCCGCCGCTCCTGCCCCTCCAATGGAGCAGCGGCTACGTGTCCTATTGGTCGCCCATGCGAGGAGACGACCAGCTCACGTCCGGCTACTGCTGGTTCGACTATGCCCGCGAGGTCTGCCGGATTGACGGTCTGTTCAATCCCTGGCCCGAAAAGGAGAAGGGCTACCAGCTCTGGATGTCGGAAGTCGGCGATGTCACTCGAGGACAGAGCCTCCAGAAGAAGGTCGCCTACCGGCGCGGAACGCCCCCCTCCGGTGATGGCCTCTTCGCGGACGTGCTCCCGGAGGAGCTATCACCGTTCCAGGAGCTGTTCCTTCCGCGGGCGGTGTTGGTGGATGGGCATGCGCGCCATTCCGGATGGGCCTTCGTGTTGGGCCACCGGGCGGATATCTGGACCCTCGACAGGCCACGCAAGACACCGTTGCGCTTCTATCTCCAGGCAGGAACCAACGTGCTGCTCCGCATGGTTTCAGGCAACGACCCGCAGCACGTCTCGGTGCGTGATTTCCCCAACCTGTCCATCGAGGAGATTCCCGAGAGCATCTTCGCGATGAGGCGCACCAGCGTCCCCCTTGCTTGA